From the Methanobacterium spitsbergense genome, one window contains:
- the fwdF gene encoding tungsten-dependent formylmethanofuran dehydrogenase subunit FwdF, which yields MTSITRIGEQDRSLTHINDKCVGCGICASICPTESIKNGPVLPIARGLVEMNYININKINCCLCGLCASACPFDAIEFEINDKNIKEMEEYPKWTKDAEIDTETCVYCKACETACPQDAIKVARTLPKRENLVVGEIDVDQEKCINCKICEELCPGNAIKIKQTGRETFETVVDENKCVYCLVCKQACPTDAIKAICSSCAYQDYKFDPEDFKTHGTTMLNPDSCVNCGWCQEICPVEAATVIKPFEGEVTFEENMTCKGDSCHACQDVCPCNAVSIIESHSTIDPRFCILCGTCANVCPQKGIRIKRTKMNLENIRSKSWQDRLSSLTTGK from the coding sequence ATGACTTCAATAACGAGAATAGGGGAACAAGATCGTTCTTTAACCCATATTAACGATAAATGTGTTGGTTGTGGAATATGTGCAAGCATATGCCCTACAGAATCCATCAAAAATGGACCTGTGCTTCCTATAGCAAGAGGTCTAGTAGAAATGAATTACATAAACATTAATAAAATTAACTGTTGTCTGTGCGGGCTTTGTGCAAGTGCCTGCCCATTTGATGCCATTGAATTTGAAATTAACGATAAAAACATCAAAGAAATGGAAGAGTATCCAAAATGGACTAAAGATGCAGAAATAGATACAGAAACATGTGTATATTGCAAAGCTTGTGAGACAGCTTGTCCACAGGATGCTATAAAAGTAGCAAGAACTTTACCCAAAAGGGAAAATCTAGTTGTTGGAGAGATCGATGTTGATCAGGAAAAATGTATTAACTGCAAGATATGCGAAGAGCTATGTCCGGGAAATGCCATAAAAATCAAACAAACAGGTCGTGAAACTTTTGAAACTGTTGTAGATGAGAACAAATGTGTTTACTGTTTGGTATGTAAACAAGCATGCCCTACAGATGCCATAAAAGCCATATGCAGTTCATGTGCCTATCAAGATTATAAATTTGACCCAGAAGACTTTAAAACCCACGGTACCACAATGTTAAATCCAGATTCGTGTGTAAACTGTGGATGGTGCCAGGAGATCTGTCCAGTAGAAGCTGCAACTGTTATCAAACCATTTGAAGGAGAAGTGACTTTTGAAGAAAACATGACCTGTAAAGGTGATTCCTGTCATGCGTGCCAAGACGTTTGTCCATGTAATGCTGTAAGCATTATAGAAAGCCATTCAACTATTGATCCAAGATTCTGCATCCTTTGTGGTACTTGTGCAAATGTTTGCCCACAAAAAGGTATTCGAATAAAAAGAACAAAAATGAACTTGGAAAATATACGATCTAAATCCTGGCAGGATCGTTTGTCTAGTTTAACTACAGGAAAATAG
- a CDS encoding ABC transporter permease yields the protein MRTKLEITFISISFLLTALLFILLGSLFVIISPNDIINSILSYEMLYALQLTVTTSLIAATIVMIFALPTAYALSRYSFPLKTLVKIILDIPMALPEIVIGIALLMLFGNTLLGEPFRMFNVYIIFTTTGIVVAQFFVAFPYAVRILYSTFNYINPRYEFVSRSLGYSEFETLRNITIPLAKNGIFAGGVVTLARCIGTFAAVLFVAGGTYLKTETLSIALYLNLSFGNINMAITAGILLVIISFIAIFFLERYAKEQYI from the coding sequence ATGAGAACCAAGCTTGAAATAACCTTTATTTCCATTTCTTTTTTATTAACTGCACTGCTTTTCATTTTATTAGGCAGTCTTTTTGTAATTATTAGTCCGAATGATATTATCAATTCTATTTTATCATATGAAATGCTTTACGCCCTACAGCTCACAGTTACTACTTCACTTATTGCAGCTACAATAGTTATGATTTTTGCTTTACCAACTGCCTATGCATTGAGCAGATATTCTTTCCCATTAAAAACATTAGTAAAAATTATTTTAGACATACCCATGGCATTACCCGAAATAGTAATTGGCATTGCACTTTTAATGCTCTTTGGAAATACACTACTTGGTGAACCATTTAGAATGTTTAATGTGTACATTATATTCACCACAACCGGTATAGTTGTGGCCCAATTTTTTGTTGCGTTCCCATATGCCGTTAGAATATTATATTCGACATTTAACTATATTAATCCACGTTATGAATTTGTATCGAGAAGTTTGGGTTACAGTGAATTTGAAACACTACGAAATATTACCATACCATTAGCAAAAAATGGTATTTTTGCAGGAGGTGTTGTTACTCTTGCAAGGTGTATAGGAACCTTTGCAGCAGTACTTTTCGTAGCAGGGGGAACTTACCTAAAAACAGAAACCCTATCAATTGCCCTTTATTTAAACCTGTCCTTTGGAAATATTAACATGGCGATCACAGCCGGAATATTACTTGTAATCATATCATTCATAGCAATATTCTTCCTTGAAAGGTATGCCAAGGAGCAGTATATATGA
- a CDS encoding TOBE domain-containing protein has product MDRTKNGPQYRLKFYDKIILLNKKKFKLLENIDECGSIMEASKKENIPYRSALKYIEELEKESNKSIVSTQRGGKGGGGESKLTNNGKLILKEYRKVESILKMHDDVNEIETNIIDIDQKNKIANINLNHEKVILPLRGNYNIGDRVLVLISPDDIFVMLEPQESSVRNIFKGKITSMEIKDHLIRLNINLGEINLFADITEYAREQLNLNLGKEVFIGFKAAAISMVKI; this is encoded by the coding sequence ATGGATAGAACAAAAAATGGACCGCAATACAGGCTAAAATTTTATGATAAGATAATTTTATTGAATAAAAAAAAGTTTAAACTATTAGAAAATATTGATGAATGTGGTTCAATCATGGAGGCATCAAAAAAGGAAAATATTCCTTACAGAAGTGCTCTTAAATATATTGAAGAACTTGAAAAAGAAAGTAATAAGAGTATTGTTTCTACTCAGAGAGGAGGTAAAGGTGGAGGCGGTGAGAGTAAACTTACTAATAACGGTAAATTAATTTTAAAAGAATATAGAAAAGTTGAAAGTATTTTAAAAATGCATGATGATGTCAATGAAATTGAAACCAATATTATTGATATTGATCAAAAAAATAAAATTGCTAATATAAATTTAAATCATGAAAAAGTAATTCTTCCACTTCGGGGAAATTATAATATTGGTGATAGAGTTTTAGTTTTAATAAGTCCTGATGATATCTTTGTTATGTTAGAACCTCAAGAATCAAGTGTAAGAAATATTTTTAAGGGTAAAATTACTAGTATGGAAATTAAAGATCATTTAATAAGACTTAATATTAATTTAGGGGAAATAAATTTATTTGCAGATATAACTGAGTATGCAAGAGAGCAATTAAACTTAAATTTAGGTAAAGAGGTATTTATAGGGTTTAAAGCCGCGGCAATATCTATGGTTAAAATCTAA
- a CDS encoding formylmethanofuran dehydrogenase subunit B → MAYEEPVTDYDHMVENCTCAFCGSNCDDLDILVKENHVVGVRHACRLGASKIMEDEDQRLLVPMVRDETGELVEVDWDTALDKAAGLLANSVRPLLYGWSETSIECMKKGLELAEDIGAVIDNQATICHGPTVQAVQNVGYPLMTLGEVKNRADMVVYTGSNPMNAHPRHLARYTTFPRGWFRQRGRFDRTLVTWDPKFSDTAKMSDIWVPFEENGDYGFVNAIRAVLKGKELKEDVISGIPKEDIVELTEAMKNVEFGALFFGLGLTHTLSKQRNIDIAIQLVQDLNAYTKWVLLPMRGHFNVNGFNIFLSYEMGFPYGVDFSRGYPRYMIGETTTIDLLNRKEVDVFLVIAADPGAHFPGGANMHLAEIPMIQIDIHWGPSTELADVVLPGTFIGLETAGTSYRMDSVPIHMKSAIDPPETCREDEWIVNELLERVKKIKEAK, encoded by the coding sequence ATGGCATACGAAGAACCTGTTACTGATTACGATCACATGGTAGAAAATTGTACATGTGCATTCTGTGGAAGTAACTGTGATGATTTAGATATCCTGGTCAAGGAAAACCATGTTGTCGGTGTAAGACATGCATGCAGATTAGGTGCAAGTAAAATCATGGAAGACGAGGACCAGAGACTACTAGTTCCTATGGTGAGAGATGAAACCGGAGAACTCGTTGAAGTTGACTGGGACACAGCACTAGACAAAGCAGCTGGACTCTTGGCAAATTCTGTGAGACCATTATTATACGGTTGGAGTGAAACATCCATAGAATGTATGAAAAAAGGATTAGAACTTGCAGAAGATATTGGAGCTGTTATAGACAACCAAGCAACAATCTGCCATGGGCCAACTGTACAGGCTGTGCAGAACGTAGGATACCCCCTTATGACATTAGGTGAAGTTAAAAACAGAGCAGATATGGTAGTTTACACTGGAAGTAACCCAATGAACGCTCATCCAAGACACCTTGCAAGGTATACCACATTCCCAAGGGGATGGTTCAGACAGAGAGGAAGATTTGACAGAACCCTTGTTACATGGGATCCAAAATTCTCAGACACTGCAAAGATGTCAGACATATGGGTACCATTTGAAGAAAACGGTGACTATGGATTTGTAAATGCAATAAGAGCTGTTTTAAAGGGTAAAGAACTTAAAGAAGATGTTATTTCTGGAATACCTAAAGAAGACATAGTTGAACTAACTGAAGCTATGAAAAATGTTGAATTTGGTGCCCTTTTCTTCGGGCTTGGATTAACCCACACACTATCAAAACAGAGAAACATTGATATAGCAATCCAACTTGTTCAGGATTTGAATGCATATACAAAATGGGTTCTACTCCCAATGAGGGGTCACTTCAATGTTAATGGATTTAACATTTTCCTCTCCTATGAAATGGGATTCCCATACGGTGTTGATTTCTCCAGAGGATATCCAAGATACATGATAGGTGAAACAACCACAATTGATCTTCTTAACAGGAAAGAAGTAGATGTATTCCTAGTAATTGCTGCAGATCCAGGAGCTCATTTCCCTGGTGGAGCAAACATGCACCTTGCAGAAATACCTATGATACAGATAGACATACACTGGGGACCATCCACAGAACTTGCAGATGTAGTACTTCCTGGAACTTTCATTGGTTTGGAGACAGCAGGAACCAGTTATCGAATGGATTCAGTTCCAATTCACATGAAAAGCGCCATAGATCCACCTGAAACATGCAGAGAAGATGAATGGATCGTGAATGAACTACTTGAAAGAGTTAAAAAGATAAAAGAGGCTAAATAG
- a CDS encoding formylmethanofuran dehydrogenase subunit A, giving the protein MEYILKNGIVYDPTNSVTGEKKDVMIKDGKIVDRVSSDAKILDVTDKLVMAAGVDVHAHIAGPKLCVGRLYRPEDERRGVVPKTDITRAETGFSIPSCSATGYRYSRMGYGTVTEAAVPPLEAKHTHEEIMSIPNIDVSPLLLFGNNWFVMQYVKEGNIEDLAAFVSAWLKIAKCYGMKVVNPCGSEAWGWGMNVHGIDDPAPHWGVTGREVVRALTQVNEMLGLPHSMHVHPNDLGHPGNYPTTIGTLDAVKDIKKNPSVTRDQTIHCTHLQFHSYGGTSWRDAKSGAEPVADYINKNKHVTCDIGQITFDETTTMTADAPMEYDLYKISGLKWANKDIELETAAGLIPIIYSPKAPVSTLQWAIGLELFLMINDPWQVVLTTDSPNAGPFIRYPRIISWLMSSDRRNEMMENGEVHKWASKRTSLATLDRVYDWNDIATVTRSAPAKILGLDERGHLGVGANADVAVYDLEPENFDATKAANAAVVEDVLGRALYTLKDGEVVVKDGKIAKVVPSRHLWSNIQGFEEQEKKVLENIMPMFNRYYTVKFENYKVHDHYVDPDVEFKIDASK; this is encoded by the coding sequence ATGGAATACATATTAAAAAATGGAATAGTATATGATCCAACAAACAGTGTAACAGGTGAGAAGAAGGACGTAATGATCAAAGATGGAAAAATCGTTGATAGAGTTTCTTCAGATGCCAAAATACTTGATGTTACAGACAAACTTGTTATGGCTGCCGGAGTAGATGTTCACGCCCATATTGCCGGTCCAAAACTATGTGTTGGTAGGCTTTACAGACCAGAAGATGAAAGAAGAGGAGTCGTACCTAAAACGGATATAACAAGAGCAGAAACAGGATTTTCAATACCTAGCTGTTCTGCAACAGGATACCGGTACTCCAGAATGGGTTATGGAACTGTTACTGAAGCAGCAGTGCCACCACTCGAAGCAAAACACACACACGAAGAAATAATGTCCATACCAAATATAGATGTTTCACCATTACTTCTCTTTGGAAACAACTGGTTTGTTATGCAGTATGTAAAAGAAGGAAACATTGAAGATCTTGCAGCATTCGTATCTGCATGGCTCAAAATAGCAAAATGTTACGGAATGAAAGTAGTTAATCCATGTGGAAGTGAAGCATGGGGTTGGGGTATGAACGTACATGGAATTGACGATCCTGCACCACACTGGGGCGTAACAGGTAGAGAAGTTGTAAGGGCATTAACACAAGTCAACGAAATGTTAGGACTACCTCATTCAATGCATGTCCACCCTAATGACCTCGGACACCCAGGAAACTATCCAACAACAATAGGAACACTGGATGCTGTTAAGGATATTAAGAAAAACCCATCTGTCACCAGGGATCAAACAATACACTGTACTCATCTTCAGTTCCATTCATACGGCGGTACAAGTTGGAGAGATGCTAAATCAGGTGCAGAACCAGTAGCAGATTACATAAATAAAAATAAACATGTAACATGTGATATTGGTCAGATAACATTTGATGAAACCACAACCATGACTGCAGATGCACCAATGGAATACGATCTGTACAAAATAAGCGGTTTAAAATGGGCAAATAAGGATATTGAACTCGAAACAGCAGCTGGTTTAATACCTATCATATATTCACCAAAAGCTCCAGTGTCTACATTGCAGTGGGCTATTGGATTAGAGTTATTCCTTATGATAAACGATCCATGGCAAGTTGTTCTTACTACAGACAGCCCTAATGCTGGTCCATTTATCAGATACCCAAGAATTATTTCTTGGCTCATGAGCAGCGATCGTAGGAATGAAATGATGGAAAATGGTGAAGTACATAAATGGGCAAGTAAAAGGACTTCATTAGCAACACTTGATAGGGTTTATGACTGGAATGATATAGCAACTGTAACTAGATCCGCACCTGCTAAGATATTAGGACTTGATGAGAGAGGACATCTTGGAGTAGGAGCAAATGCTGATGTAGCGGTTTATGATCTTGAACCAGAAAACTTCGATGCAACCAAAGCTGCAAATGCTGCAGTTGTTGAAGATGTGTTAGGCAGAGCTTTATACACACTTAAAGATGGAGAAGTTGTTGTTAAAGATGGTAAAATAGCAAAAGTAGTTCCAAGCAGACACTTGTGGTCTAATATCCAGGGATTCGAAGAACAAGAGAAAAAGGTACTTGAGAATATTATGCCTATGTTCAACAGGTATTACACTGTCAAGTTCGAGAACTACAAAGTACATGACCACTACGTTGATCCTGATGTTGAATTCAAGATTGACGCAAGTAAATAA
- a CDS encoding 4Fe-4S binding protein yields the protein MPVTIDTEKCGKIENCLGEGLCIKLCEQGALIEKEGDVILISENCDDCDLCIQNCPNQAISKDDKLCNIIVEKI from the coding sequence TTGCCAGTAACTATTGATACAGAAAAATGTGGTAAAATAGAAAACTGCCTTGGAGAAGGGCTTTGTATTAAATTATGTGAACAAGGAGCTCTTATTGAAAAAGAAGGTGATGTGATTCTTATATCAGAAAATTGCGATGATTGTGATTTATGTATTCAGAACTGTCCCAACCAAGCAATATCTAAAGATGATAAATTATGTAATATAATTGTAGAGAAGATATAA
- the tsaA gene encoding tRNA (N6-threonylcarbamoyladenosine(37)-N6)-methyltransferase TrmO — protein sequence METIEFKAIGTIHSPFKDLKGMPIQPIGAKGIRGEIHLKEEYRDGLKDLEGFSHIILIYHLHLSKGHSLKVKPFLDTKKHGIFATRAPKRPNPIGMSVVALDKIEDTTLFISNVDIVDGTPLLDIKPYIPHFDKDEDEEISIGWFEDKHQDAVHKKSDERFTD from the coding sequence ATGGAAACAATTGAATTTAAAGCTATAGGTACTATTCATTCTCCATTTAAAGATCTTAAAGGAATGCCTATACAACCAATAGGTGCTAAAGGGATTCGGGGTGAAATACATCTTAAAGAAGAATACAGGGATGGTTTAAAAGATCTTGAGGGGTTTTCACATATAATTCTCATTTATCATTTACATCTTTCTAAAGGGCATTCATTGAAAGTAAAACCATTTCTTGATACTAAAAAACATGGAATTTTTGCAACAAGAGCCCCTAAAAGACCAAATCCCATAGGGATGTCTGTTGTAGCTCTTGATAAAATTGAAGATACTACATTATTTATTTCAAATGTAGATATAGTTGATGGTACTCCATTATTAGATATAAAGCCGTATATTCCACATTTTGATAAAGATGAGGATGAAGAGATATCTATAGGATGGTTTGAAGATAAACATCAAGATGCAGTACACAAAAAATCTGATGAACGTTTTACAGATTAA
- a CDS encoding ATP-binding cassette domain-containing protein — MFLDIQNLSVDLGEFHLKDLSLQVEKNDYLVIIGPTGSGKSVLLETIAGFYNPTFGEIYLEGKNITNLTPENRGISIVYQDYVLFPNMNVFENIAYGLKKITSNNDTINSKVHVLAEQLKIDHLLDRHSETLSGGEKQRVAIARSLIVEPNILLMDEPFSALDVSTHAYMTRLIKNAIEDHETTCIHVSHNFNDVWNLAEHVAVMRDGKLLQQGRVKEVFSKPSHNFVADFVGVHNVFDGTAIETKNGITTVKLRDGLLIRSSDPIISDPENVLVAIRPENIILSNEAFVSSLRNQIIGTVQDVVKIGPTVWVEALVNKTLFKSIITPSSFDILDIEKGKKVYISFKSLNVKIIDGNESYNSI; from the coding sequence ATGTTCCTAGATATACAGAACTTAAGCGTTGACTTGGGCGAGTTCCATCTTAAAGACCTGAGTTTACAAGTTGAAAAGAATGATTATCTAGTTATTATAGGACCAACTGGATCTGGAAAATCTGTTCTCTTAGAAACAATAGCAGGATTTTATAATCCTACTTTTGGAGAAATATACTTAGAAGGGAAGAATATAACAAATTTAACACCTGAAAATAGAGGAATAAGCATAGTTTATCAGGATTATGTCTTATTTCCTAATATGAATGTTTTTGAAAATATAGCTTATGGCCTCAAAAAAATCACCTCTAATAATGATACAATAAACTCCAAGGTTCATGTCTTGGCCGAACAGCTAAAAATTGATCATCTACTCGATAGACATTCCGAAACCCTGAGTGGGGGTGAAAAACAGAGAGTTGCAATAGCAAGATCTCTCATAGTTGAACCAAACATACTCCTTATGGACGAACCATTCAGTGCACTTGATGTAAGCACTCACGCGTATATGACAAGGTTAATTAAAAATGCAATTGAAGACCATGAAACTACATGTATACATGTTTCTCATAATTTTAATGACGTCTGGAATTTAGCTGAGCATGTAGCTGTAATGAGAGATGGAAAATTATTACAACAGGGTAGAGTAAAGGAAGTATTCAGCAAACCTTCTCACAATTTTGTTGCAGACTTTGTAGGAGTTCATAATGTCTTCGACGGAACTGCTATTGAAACTAAAAATGGAATAACCACTGTAAAACTCAGAGATGGTCTACTCATCAGAAGTTCTGATCCTATAATATCAGACCCTGAAAATGTTTTGGTTGCAATACGACCAGAAAATATCATTCTATCAAATGAAGCTTTTGTATCTTCATTAAGAAACCAGATAATAGGAACAGTTCAGGATGTTGTAAAAATAGGTCCAACAGTATGGGTTGAAGCACTTGTGAATAAAACTCTTTTCAAGAGCATAATCACCCCAAGTTCCTTCGATATACTCGACATTGAAAAGGGAAAAAAAGTTTATATAAGTTTTAAATCGCTTAATGTGAAAATTATAGACGGAAATGAGTCCTACAATTCCATATGA
- a CDS encoding TOBE domain-containing protein, which yields MKISARNVFEGEIENVEVGAVMANVKIKIESPELITAIITKESVEKLDLKKGDTVSAIIKSTEIIVGKE from the coding sequence ATGAAGATTAGTGCAAGAAATGTTTTTGAAGGTGAAATTGAAAATGTAGAAGTTGGAGCAGTCATGGCCAATGTTAAAATAAAAATTGAATCACCTGAACTTATTACCGCCATAATTACCAAAGAATCTGTAGAAAAACTCGACCTTAAAAAGGGAGATACTGTATCTGCTATTATAAAATCCACAGAAATCATTGTTGGAAAAGAATAA
- a CDS encoding DUF2097 domain-containing protein has translation MEKEMNLKAEEALDYIKTNVKNYDVLEISYNRVFIPGEVLDIFADENLDSLRLLLKMNGETIKQTVEMDLVEIKDDIVEIRHITDETSTLLTIEE, from the coding sequence ATGGAAAAAGAAATGAATTTAAAAGCTGAAGAAGCTTTGGATTATATAAAAACCAATGTTAAAAATTACGATGTCCTTGAAATATCCTATAACCGAGTTTTTATTCCTGGTGAAGTTCTGGATATTTTTGCTGATGAAAATTTAGATAGTCTTAGACTTCTTTTAAAAATGAATGGTGAAACTATAAAACAGACCGTAGAAATGGATCTTGTGGAAATAAAAGATGATATTGTTGAGATAAGGCACATAACTGATGAAACATCTACACTTTTAACTATTGAGGAATAG
- a CDS encoding formylmethanofuran dehydrogenase subunit C, which produces MKTITLTLKEFSSIALEFDELRPDDVYTWTKEDFEKYQVPVGNSKFPLSNYFDIEVEGEAEGPEEVKMILNGDMGRVKYIGCGMTAGEILVDGDADLHAGAQMEGGSIKINGNAESYVGREMTGGSIEVMGNVKEYCGTSYIGEWRGMSGGIINIHGNAGKQLADCMSGGEIYVGGSCDILAGIHMTKGYIEIGGDVTRWPGGQMKNGTIVIKGKLDSLLEGFESEGVFENPDLDGKQLTGKYIKYNGDIGVNGKGTLWLNAEKNRDLL; this is translated from the coding sequence ATGAAAACAATAACATTAACTTTAAAGGAGTTTTCCAGCATAGCCCTGGAATTTGATGAACTTAGGCCAGATGATGTATACACCTGGACAAAAGAAGATTTTGAAAAATATCAGGTACCTGTAGGTAACTCTAAATTTCCATTATCCAACTATTTCGACATAGAAGTTGAAGGAGAAGCTGAAGGTCCTGAAGAAGTCAAAATGATCCTAAATGGTGATATGGGCCGAGTTAAATACATCGGATGCGGGATGACAGCAGGAGAAATACTAGTAGATGGTGACGCAGATCTTCATGCTGGTGCACAGATGGAAGGAGGTTCCATAAAAATAAATGGTAACGCAGAAAGTTATGTCGGTAGGGAAATGACTGGCGGAAGCATTGAAGTCATGGGAAACGTTAAAGAATACTGTGGAACCTCATATATCGGTGAATGGAGAGGGATGAGTGGAGGAATAATCAACATCCATGGAAATGCAGGCAAACAGCTAGCTGATTGTATGTCCGGCGGAGAAATATATGTCGGTGGTAGTTGTGATATACTTGCAGGCATTCATATGACCAAGGGATATATTGAAATTGGTGGAGATGTAACCCGATGGCCTGGCGGTCAGATGAAAAACGGTACCATTGTAATTAAAGGTAAACTGGACAGTCTCCTTGAAGGTTTTGAATCTGAAGGAGTATTTGAAAATCCTGATCTCGATGGAAAACAGTTAACAGGCAAATACATAAAATACAATGGTGACATTGGAGTAAATGGAAAAGGAACTTTATGGCTTAATGCTGAGAAAAACAGAGACTTATTATAA
- a CDS encoding DUF2097 domain-containing protein, which produces MIETMTMDCDEAIDYVRENVKVYDTLELSYNRIFTPGEVIGIDTTEECGDKACKLMIQIASQLGTTVDVDLEDLKDDLVEVKHTPQDSKKTTIIIIERCETDL; this is translated from the coding sequence ATGATCGAAACAATGACCATGGACTGTGATGAAGCAATAGATTATGTACGTGAGAATGTAAAAGTCTATGATACTCTTGAATTGTCATATAATCGTATTTTTACTCCGGGAGAGGTCATAGGTATTGATACTACGGAAGAATGCGGGGATAAGGCATGCAAATTAATGATTCAAATTGCTTCCCAATTAGGCACAACAGTGGATGTAGATCTGGAAGATTTAAAGGATGATCTGGTTGAAGTTAAACACACACCTCAGGATAGTAAAAAAACTACGATTATAATCATTGAAAGGTGTGAAACTGACCTTTAA
- the modA gene encoding molybdate ABC transporter substrate-binding protein, which yields MNTKQLAIIGIVTIVIIIAGVYVSGILTNSGSNGQNQTITVLAGAGFVKVTNDLKIEFEKTHPGVTVNVKNGGSGELFGILETQKSADIFLPADYKYMQDAINNGYVQNNTVKNITQNIPVIGVQMGNPKNITSLYDLAKPGVKVAIGDPKGPAIGKTTADILNNTNLNKTVQANVVVKTTTVNQLLTYLVTGQADAVIIWQDLATWPEGQGKIDVIQIPANESKVSTVPIAETVYTQNNNLAKEFEDFATGPQGMIIWEKWGFKPISG from the coding sequence ATGAATACAAAACAATTAGCAATTATAGGAATTGTAACAATAGTAATTATCATAGCAGGCGTATATGTCAGCGGTATTTTAACAAATAGTGGATCAAATGGGCAAAATCAGACCATTACGGTGTTGGCAGGCGCGGGTTTCGTTAAGGTTACGAATGATCTAAAAATAGAATTTGAAAAAACTCATCCCGGAGTTACAGTTAATGTGAAAAATGGAGGAAGTGGCGAACTATTTGGAATACTTGAAACACAAAAAAGTGCAGATATTTTCCTTCCAGCTGATTATAAATATATGCAAGATGCAATTAACAATGGATATGTCCAAAATAACACTGTGAAAAATATTACCCAAAATATTCCAGTTATTGGCGTACAAATGGGAAACCCTAAAAATATCACTTCATTATACGATCTTGCAAAACCTGGCGTTAAAGTTGCAATAGGAGATCCAAAAGGACCAGCAATAGGAAAAACAACAGCAGATATACTCAATAATACGAATCTTAATAAAACAGTACAGGCCAATGTTGTTGTAAAAACAACCACAGTTAACCAGTTATTAACTTATCTCGTAACCGGCCAAGCAGATGCAGTAATAATTTGGCAAGATTTGGCCACATGGCCTGAAGGGCAAGGAAAAATTGATGTTATTCAGATCCCTGCAAATGAAAGTAAAGTTAGTACTGTTCCTATAGCTGAAACAGTTTACACACAAAACAACAATCTTGCAAAGGAATTTGAAGATTTTGCAACAGGCCCACAGGGGATGATAATCTGGGAAAAATGGGGATTTAAACCTATTTCCGGATAA